From the genome of Impatiens glandulifera chromosome 9, dImpGla2.1, whole genome shotgun sequence, one region includes:
- the LOC124916089 gene encoding anthocyanin 5-aromatic acyltransferase-like gives MDGKSNAMFLKSWSTICREGGAGAHPPELLPVLERSLIADPLDIIKIYVDHWMKTTENKRSLIPMDMKPATGLYRRTFRLAPGEIGQIKGKIKFPVSSYTAVCAYVWRCLVKAEEGDITKESVSLTIVVDCRSRLEPPIPANYIGNCLTYLFAKEKVASLVGDDGLVLAATAIKEATGRLEKESVVKGAEKWLSEESSTYSNEKVYGVGASTRFDLYGSDFGWGRPRTTELVSADRNSSFSLCDGRDGNDVNIEIGIVLKKVQIEAFASLFAQGLQQYE, from the coding sequence ATGGACGGCAAGAGCAATGCCATGTTTCTAAAGTCATGGAGCACAATTTGCAGAGAAGGGGGAGCAGGAGCCCATCCGCCAGAACTATTGCCGGTTCTGGAAAGATCCTTGATTGCTGACCCGTTAGATATCATCAAGATTTACGTTGATCATTGGATGAAAACGACGGAGAATAAGAGAAGCCTCATTCCAATGGATATGAAACCGGCAACTGGGTTATACAGGAGAACATTCCGGTTAGCTCCAGGGGAGATTGGACAAATAAAGGGGAAAATAAAGTTCCCTGTTTCTAGTTACACGGCGGTATGTGCATACGTTTGGAGATGTCTAGTGAAAGCAGAGGAGGGGGACATAACAAAGGAGAGTGTTTCTCTGACTATCGTCGTGGATTGTCGATCGCGATTGGAGCCTCCGATCCCTGCAAATTACATTGGAAACTGCCTTACTTATCTGTTTGCTAAGGAAAAGGTTGCGTCTTTGGTGGGAGATGATGGGCTGGTGTTGGCGGCAACCGCCATTAAAGAGGCAACGGGAAGGTTGGAAAAGGAATCAGTTGTGAAAGGAGCGGAGAAGTGGCTTTCGGAAGAAAGTTCAACGTATAGCAATGAGAAGGTGTATGGAGTTGGTGCGTCGACGAGGTTTGATCTGTATGGTTCTGATTTTGGATGGGGACGGCCGAGGACGACGGAGTTGGTTTCCGCTGATAGGAATAGTTCTTTCTCGCTTTGTGATGGTAGAGATGGAAATGACGTGAATATTGAGATTGGGATAGTGTTGAAGAAGGTCCAGATCGAAGCTTTTGCGTCTCTTTTCGCTCAAGGGCTTCAACAATATGAATGA